Proteins from a genomic interval of Quercus lobata isolate SW786 chromosome 11, ValleyOak3.0 Primary Assembly, whole genome shotgun sequence:
- the LOC115966435 gene encoding ankyrin repeat-containing protein ITN1-like: MGNAELLIIVIRSYPDLIRKTDSKRRTIFHIALLHRQESVFKLIYEIGAIKDMLLTYVDDEGQNILHLAGQLAPPSRLNMVSGAVFQMQLEIRWFKEVERLVPPSYLNMKSNNREGVEGLTPWDLFTRKHKALRTEGEKWIKDKVNFYIVAATLISAVDFAAVITVPGGSNQDKGTPILLKSIWFRVFFISNATALLTSSASIMIYLSILSSRFAEGDFLTSLPLKWVLGFITLVISIAGMVVAFSATCFLVLKSELTWFPIVIIALDGFLIISFVSQHCKLWFGVIYSAFLPESLCGQRKNRLF; encoded by the exons ATGGGGAATGCTGAATTGTTAATTATAGTTATTCGCTCTTATCCTGATCTCATACGGAAAACTGACTCAAAACGTCGAACTATATTTCATATTGCTCTTTTGCATCGGCAAGAGAGTGTTTTTAAACTGATATATGAGATAGGCGCTATCAAGGATATGCTTTTAACCTATGTTGATGATGAAGGCCAGAACATCCTCCACTTAGCTGGACAATTGGCTCCTCCAAGTCGACTTAATATGGTATCAGGAGCAGTCTTTCAAATGCAACTGGAAATACGGTGGTTTAAG GAGGTAGAAAGGCTTGTTCCGCCTTCGTACCTGAACATGAAATCAAACAATCGTGAGGGCGTGGAGGGCCTAACACCATGGGATTTATTTACGAGGAAACATAAAGCACTACGGACAGAAGGTGAAAAATGGATTAAGGATAAAGTAAATTTTTACATTGTTGCGGCAACACTGATTAGCGCTGTGGATTTCGCTGCAGTTATCACCGTTCCGGGTGGCAGCAATCAAGACAAAGGCACCCCTATTCTTTTGAAAAGCATTTGGTTTAGGGTGTTTTTCATATCGAATGCAACAGCGCTATTAACCTCCTCAGCTTCAATAATGATATACCTGTCAATTCTCTCTTCACGTTTCGCGGAAGGTGATTTCCTCACGTCATTACCACTAAAGTGGGTGTTGGGATTCATCACACTCGTCATCTCTATAGCAGGCATGGTGGTAGCATTCAGCGCAACCTGCTTTCTGGTCTTGAAAAGTGAACTGACATGGTTTCCCATTGTTATAATTGCTTTAGATGGTTTCCTAATTATTTCGTTTGTTTCACAACACTGTAAGCTTTGGTTTGGTGTCATTTACTCAGCATTTTTGCCTGAGTCTCTTTGTGGGCAACGTAAAAACAGGCTCTTTTAG